From Drosophila yakuba strain Tai18E2 chromosome 2L, Prin_Dyak_Tai18E2_2.1, whole genome shotgun sequence, one genomic window encodes:
- the LOC6527703 gene encoding probable multidrug resistance-associated protein lethal(2)03659: protein MQSLKTADLPENPREHSNFISAACFWYTMPTFIKGRKRTLDTQDLYRALKEHKSETLGNKLCASWELELEKTKGKPNLLRALLRVFGWYFALLGLVLFLLELGLRTLQPIFLLKLISYYTHGGDSIESAYYYAAGVILCSALNVIIMHPYMLGTMHVGLKMRVGMCSMIYRKALRLSKSALGNTTAGHVVNLMSNDVGRLDLATIFVHYLWVGPLETIFITYLMYCRIGIAAVFGVAFMLLFIPLQAYLGKRTSVLRLRTALRTDERVRMMNEIISGIQVIKMYAWELPFEHMVAFARKKEINAIRHVSYIRGILLSFIIFLTRVSIFLSLVGYVLLGTFLTPEVAFLITAYYNILRTTMTVFFPQGISQMAETLVSIKRVQKYMQSDETNVMDMSVDLTEDFQGSNQETVHADGDEERDEAEDKLLGPPIATINENAKLSEAGISINGLMAKWDVNSPDYSLNGVNLRVQPGTMLGIVGRTGSGKSSLIQAILGELPAESGEIKVNGSMSYASQEPWLFSGTVRQNILFGQPMDRRRYARVVKKCALERDFELLPFKDKTIVGERGASLSGGQKARISLARAVYRETSIYLLDDPLSAVDTHVARHLFEQCMRGYLRERIVILATHQLQFLQHADQIVIMDKGHVSAVGTYESLRESGLDFATMLADPERDEQSEERSRSRSGSYTHSHSDQRRNSEQSLLSMADSCMDDLEAEQANNQERQEAGQIGLRLYGKYFKAGGGFFAFFVMMAFCVLSQGLASLGDYFLSYWVTKKGNVAYRADNNDTTRSAELEPRLSTWLREIGLSVDAEMLDTYIFTVITVLTILVTVARSFLFFNLAMKASIRLHNSMFRGITRAAMYFFNTNPSGRILNRFSKDMGQVDEILPAVMMDVIQIFLALAGIVIVIAIVNPLFLIPTVVLGIIFYQLRTFYLKTSRDVKRMEAITRSPVYSHLAASLTGLSTIRAFGAQRVLESEFDNYQDMHSSAFYMFISTSRAFGYWLDCFCVIYIAIITLSFFIFPPANGGDVGLAITQAMGMTGMVQWGMRQSAELENTMTAVERVVEYEDIKPEGALEAPADKKPPKSWPEQGKIVFDELSLRYTPDPKSENVLKSLSFVIKPKEKVGIVGRTGAGKSSLINALFRLSYNDGSVLIDKRDTSDMGLHDLRSKISIIPQEPVLFSGTMRYNLDPFDEYSDEKLWRSLEEVKLKEVVADLPSGLQSKITEGGTNFSVGQRQLVCLARAILRENRILVMDEATANVDPQTDGLIQTTIRNKFKECTVLTIAHRLHTIMDSDKVLVMDAGRAVEFGTPYELLTLADSKVFHGMVKQTGHATYEVLLKIAQKAFENRQNHSLSS from the exons GACTCCATTGAGTCGGCCTATTACTATGCTGCTGGAGTGATCCTGTGCAGTGCCCTCAATGTCATCATAATGCATCCGTATATGTTGGGCACAATGCATGTGG GACTCAAGATGCGCGTTGGTATGTGCAGCATGATCTATCGCAAGGCGCTGCGGCTGAGTAAGTCGGCGCTGGGCAACACCACGGCTGGACATGTGGTGAACCTTATGTCAAACGACGTGGGACGTCTGGATCTGGCTACCATATTCGTACACTACTTGTGGGTGGGACCGCTGGAGACCATCTTTATCACGTACCTGATGTATTGTAGG ATTGGAATCGCTGCTGTGTTTGGTGTGGCCTTCATGTTGCTGTTTATCCCCCTGCAGGCGTATCTGGGAAAGAGAACATCGGTTCTTCGACTCAGAACTGCTCTACGCACGGACGAAAGGGTTCGAATGATGAACGAAATCATCTCGGGCATTCAAGTGATCAAAATGTACGCATGGGAACTGCCATTCGAACATATGGTGGCCTTTGCGCGTAAGAAGGAGATAAATGCCATTCGCCATGTGTCCTACATCCGGGGAATACTGCTATCCTTCATCATATTCCTGACGCGAGTCTCCATTTTCCTGAGTTTAGTTGGATATGTGCTGCTTGGAACGTTCCTGACCCCGGAAGTGGCCTTCTTGATCACAGCCTATTACAATATTCTGCGTACCACTATGACGGTATTCTTTCCACAAGGCATTTCCCAGATGGCGGAGACCCTGGTGTCCATTAAGCGTGTTCAGAAGTATATGCAGTCCGATGAGACCAATGTTATGGATATGAGCGTGGATCTTACTGAGGATTTCCAAGGCAGCAATCAGGAAACAGTTCATGCCGATGGAGATGAGGAACGCGACGAAGCTGAGGATAAGCTTTTGGGACCACCAATTGCCACTATCAATGAGAACGCCAAGTTGTCGGAGGCGGGAATCTCTATAAACGGACTTATGGCCAAATGGGATGTTAACTCCCCTGATTACTCGCTTAACGGGGTAAACCTTCGTGTTCAGCCTGGCACCATGCTGGGTATCGTCGGACGCACGGGATCTGGTAAATCCAGTCTCATCCAAGCCATCCTAGGTGAACTGCCCGCAGAGTCTGGCGAGATAAAGGTTAATGGCTCCATGTCGTACGCTTCCCAAGAACCGTGGCTCTTTTCTGGCACTGTGCGGCAAAATATTCTCTTTGGCCAGCCCATGGATCGTCGTCGATACGCTAGGGTGGTAAAGAAGTGTGCCCTAGAGCGAGATTTCGAACTGCTTCCATTCAAGGATAAAACTATAGTTGGTGAGCGGGGAGCTTCCCTGTCAGGTGGCCAAAAGGCGAGAATCAGTTTGGCAAGGGCTGTTTATCGGGAGACTTCCATTTACCTACTGGATGATCCACTTAGTGCAGTGGACACCCATGTGGCGCGACACCTCTTCGAGCAGTGCATGCGTGGCTATCTACGCGAGCGAATCGTTATATTGGCCACACATCAGCTCCAGTTCTTGCAGCACGCCGATCAAATTGTCATTATGGACAAAGGTCATGTCAGTGCCGTGGGTACCTACGAGTCGCTACGCGAATCCGGATTGGACTTCGCCACCATGCTAGCCGATCCAGAACGGGATGAGCAATCGGAGGAGCGATCGAGGTCGCGATCGGGCAGCTACACTCATAGCCATTCGGACCAGCGACGCAACAGCGAACAATCCCTGCTTTCCATGGCGGATTCGTGTATGGATGACCTCGAGGCGGAGCAAGCTAACAACCAGGAACGCCAGGAGGCTGGTCAAATCGGACTGCGGTTGTACGGCAAATACTTCAAAGCCGGTGGCGGTTTTTTCGCCTTCTTCGTGATGATGGCCTTCTGTGTTCTTTCGCAAGGACTTGCCTCTCTGGGTGACTATTTTCTGTCATATTG ggTAACGAAAAAGGGCAATGTTGCTTACCGTGCAGATAATAATGATACAACTCGCTCTGCGGAACTTGAACCTCGCTTGTCGACATGGTTACGTGAAATTGGACTATCCGTGGACGCTGAAATGCTGGATACTTATATATTCACAGTGATCACAGTACTGACCATTCTGGTGACCGTGGCTCGCTCGTTTTTATTCTTCAATCTAGCCATGAAAGCCTCAATACGTCTGCACAACTCCATGTTTCGCGGCATTACCCGAGCTGCCATGTACTTTTTCAATACGAATCCATCTGGGCGCATTCTAAATCGTTTCTCAAAGGATATGGGACAAGTTGACGAGATACTTCCCGCCGTGATGATGGATGTCATTCAGATTTTTCTCGCACTTGCTGGCATTGTGATTGTTATAGCCATTGTTAATCCGCTGTTTCTTATTCCAACCGTGGTACTGGGAATTATTTTCTATCAACTTCGTACCTTCTATCTAAAAACATCAAGGGATGTAAAGCGCATGGAAGCAATTA CCCGGTCTCCAGTATACTCGCATTTAGCTGCTTCGTTGACCGGTCTGTCCACCATTCGTGCCTTTGGAGCCCAACGTGTTCTGGAGTCGGAGTTCGACAATTACCAGGACATGCATAGTTCCGCATTTTATATGTTCATTAGCACCTCGCGAGCCTTCGGATATTGGCTTGACTGTTTCTGTGTGATTTACATAGCAATCATCACCCTCAGTTTCTTCATCTTTCCTCCCGCGAACGGAGGTGATGTGGGACTGGCAATCACACAG GCCATGGGAATGACGGGCATGGTCCAGTGGGGAATGCGACAGTCAGCGGAACTGGAGAATACAATGACTGCAGTCGAGCGAGTGGTGGAATACGAGGATATTAAACCGGAAGGAGCGTTGGAAGCTCCGGCCGATAAGAAGCCACCAAAGTCCTGGCCAGAGCAGGGAAAAATCGTTTTCGACGAGCTGAGCCTGCGATATACGCCGGATCCAAAGTCAGAGAATGTGCTCAAGTCACTCAGTTTTGTAATAAAACCTAAGGAGAAGGTAGGCATCGTGGGACGCACTGGAGCGGGAAAGTCCTCACTGATTAATGCCCTCTTCCGACTGTCCTACAACGATGGATCCGTGCTTATAGACAAGAGAGATACCAGTGATATGGGTTTGCATGACCTGCGCAGCAAAATCTCGATCATACCCCAGGAACCCGTGCTGTTTTCCGGCACAATGCGATACAATTTGGATCCCTTTGACGAGTATAGCGATGAAAAGCTGTGGCGCTCCCTGGAAGAGGTGAAGCTTAAGGAGGTGGTGGCCGATCTTCCCAGTGGCTTGCAGAGCAAAATCACTGAGGGCGGCACCAACTTCAGCGTGGGCCAGCGCCAGTTGGTCTGCTTGGCACGGGCCATACTCCGTGAGAATCGCATTCTGGTCATGGACGAGGCCACGGCCAATGTGGATCCCCAGACAGATGGCCTCATTCAAACCACCATTCGCAACAAGTTCAAGGAGTGCACTGTGCTGACGATAGCCCATCGTTTACACACTATCATGGACTCGGACAAAGTGTTGGTGATGGACGCTGGAAGAGCGGTGGAGTTCGGAACGCCCTATGAGCTGCTGACGCTGGCGGATTCTAAGGTGTTCCACGGTATGGTCAAGCAGACGGGTCACGCCACCTATGAGGTTCTGCTGAAAATCGCACAAAAG GCATTCGAAAACCGCCAGAATCACAGTCTTTCCTCATGA
- the LOC6527702 gene encoding uncharacterized protein DDB_G0271670 — MRVITVNLLMMAIIAGSTFWPASALQCYSCVGDECHVETVPTVTCTLDASEAFGLDRMAAFNPFKRSLLSVMPRAAEDDSTTGSTTNEDSSTTSSASSTSGSSTAGSSTSESTTDSSTASSTTNGDSSSSSLASSTTDSSTSDSTTDSSSSSSTTNGDSSSSSLASSTTDSSTSDSTTASSTASSTTIGDSSSSSSASSTTDSSTSDSTTDSSTASSTTNGDSSSSSLASSSTESSTSDSTTDSSTPSSTTDNDSTSSTSESSTTDSSTSDSTTDSSTASSTTDEDSSSSSLGSSTTDSSTSESTTDSSTSSSTTDNDSSSSSSASTNTDSSSSESSTSSTTASPSTSPSPPTNYKIAACYSIYKDGVLNRGCVKVPEEQSGCQAVKNELDITEDSADQCDICLTDRCNGSTSLKVSLGAMILLLAMGLKNVL; from the exons atgCGTGTGATCACAGTCAACCTTTTGATGATGGCAATTATTGCTGGCTcaactttttggccag CGAGTGCCCTGCAATGCTACAGTTGTGTTGGAGATGAGTGCCATGTGGAAACGGTTCCGACGGTCACTTGCACCCTAGATGCCTCTGAAGCATTTGGATTGGATAGAATGGCCGCATTCAATCCGTTCAAACGATCTCTTCTTTCCGTAATGCCACGAGCTGCAGAAGAT GACTCCACAACTGGATCCACCACAAACGAGGACTCTTCCACAACCTCTTCAGCTTCTTCAACCTCAGGATCTTCAACCGCAGGATCTTCAACCTCCGAATCCACAACAGATTCTTCGACAGCTTCCTCTACCACAAATGGAGATTCGAGCTCCAGCTCATTGGCTTCTTCCACCACAGATTCTTCAACCTCTGATTCTACAACAGATTCATCGAGTTCTTCTTCCACCACAAATGGAGATTCTAGCTCCAGCTCTTTAGCTTCTTCTACGACGGATTCTTCAACCTCCGATTCTACAACCGCTTCATCGACTGCTTCTTCCACCACAATCGGAGATTCTAGCTCCAGCTCTTCAGCTTCTTCCACGACGGATTCTTCAACCTCCGATTCTACAACAGATTCTTCGACAGCCTCCTCCACCACAAATGGAGATTCTAGCTCCAGTTCTTTGGCTTCTTCCTCTACAGAGTCCTCAACCTCCGATTCTACAACGGATTCGTCGACTCCTTCGTCCACCACAGATAATGATTCCACCAGTAGCACGTCGGAATCTTCCACCACCGACTCTTCAACATCCGATTCTACAACAGATTCTTCGACAGCCTCCTCCACCACAGATGAAGATTCCAGCTCCAGCTCTTTGGGTTCTTCCACGACCGATTCCTCAACCTCCGAATCTACAACGGATTCCTCGACTTCTTCCTCCACCACGGATAATGATTCTTCCAGTAGCTCGTCGGCTTCTACAAACACAGATTCGTCATCGTCTGAATCTTCCACCAGCTCTACAACTGCTTCGCCATCTACAAGCCCATCACCCCCAACAAATTACAAGATTGCAGCCTGTTACAGCATCTACAAGGACGGAG TGTTAAATCGCGGCTGTGTTAAGGTGCCCGAAGAACAATCCGGCTGCCAGGCTGTGAAAAATGAACTGGACATAACAGAAGACTCTGCCGATCAATGCGATATCTGTTTGACAGATCGGTGCAATGGAAGCACTAGCCTGAAGGTATCCCTTGGCGCCATGATTCTCCTCTTGGCGATGGGACTTAAGAACGTGCTGTAA
- the LOC6527701 gene encoding flocculation protein FLO11, with the protein MFSKSHIVMASSLLLLIALPVIRADLMCYVCDDCAQLPKDAPLLACNEDFFNPGGSTEASTVTTTTTTEASTTTSQETTTTPETTTVITSIQTDPATTESTTTTVETTTSDPTTESTQSTESTEAPIPTPGTAGPVQTTTGVPTPPAEDLAVRAVALNTTRLVPVDEEAETTTPLASLAIRQRRAVIDTEYTYHCYSVQVSVNGTMSTDRGCSRVSTLEGVCEQLKLRNNNTELANCNPCSMNACNGSSALQSSILASLLLAIVAFALQRN; encoded by the exons ATGTTCAGCAAAAGTCACATCGTAATGGCCAGCTCTTTGCTGTTGCTAATCGCCCTGCCAg TAATCCGCGCCGATCTCATGTGCTACGTGTGCGATGACTGTGCCCAGCTGCCAAAGGATGCACCACTGCTGGCGTGCAATGAGGACTTCTTTAATCCTGGCGGCAGCACGGAAGCCTCCACGgtgaccaccaccacaaccaccgaGGCGAGCACCACCACGTCGCAGGAGACCACAACAACACCGGAAACAACCACTGTGATCACGAGTATTCAGACAGATCCAGCCACAACGGAGTCCACGACCACGACAGTGGAAACCACCACCAGCGATCCGACCACCGAGAGCACTCAGAGCACTGAGAGCACCGAGGCGCCGATACCCACGCCCGGAACCGCCGGACCCGTCCAGACGACCACCGGAGTGCCCACGCCACCAGCCGAGGATCTGGCTGTCCGGGCGGTTGCCTTGAACACCACCCGTTTGGTGCCGGTGGATGAGGAAGCGGAGACCACCACACCCCTTGCATCGCTGGCCATCAGGCAAAGGAGGGCGGTGATCGACACCGAGTACACCTACCACTGCTATTCCGTTCAGGTTTCAG TGAACGGCACCATGTCGACGGATCGCGGTTGCTCCCGGGTGAGCACCTTGGAGGGAGTTTGCGAGCAGCTGAAGCTGCGGAACAACAACACGGAGCTGGCCAACTGCAATCCGTGCAGTATGAACGCCTGCAACGGCAGCTCGGCGCTCCAGAGCTCCATCCTGGCCTCGCTGCTCCTGGCCATCGTGGCATTCGCCCTGCAGCGCAACTAG
- the LOC6527700 gene encoding nucleolin produces the protein MRSLWLLLLLAFLGCGPGASALRCYKCEDCDENTQLSDMEVCEGPLINANGPGTPASSSPSPSPVQAPSAPSPAASNNANNAPGSSSDASEEEEDSESEESTTIGIMPAGNNQAIKPGSEIGGIAEGAAGAETGEAVSEEEEEDEDEEEEERRKRRSSARQVDLDVPIAFCYTVRLQLNESVITKRGCTTARMSNQTSDCDGLFENWTVAGCQMCQNDGCNQPIAIGSASRIVGQFWTALLALTLMAFTSRRHPI, from the exons ATGCGCTCCTTGTGGTTGCTACTTCTACTGGCTTTCCTTGGCTGTGGCCCAGGTGCTTCAG CTTTGCGTTGCTACAAATGTGAAGACTGCGATGAAAATACGCAGCTAAGTGACATGGAAGTCTGTGAGGGTCCACTTATCAACGCTAATGGACCAGGCACACCTGCCAGCTCCAGTCCGAGTCCAAGTCCGGTTCaagctccttctgctccttcaCCTGCTGCATCGAATAATGCAAATAATGCGCCTGGCTCCTCCTCCGATGCCAGCGAGGAGGAAGAGGACTCTGAAAGCGAGGAGTCAACCACCATAGGCATCATGCCGGCAGGAAATAACCAAGCCATCAAACCCGGATCCGAAATCGGTGGCATAGCTGAAGGAGCAGCTGGGGCAGAAACTGGAGAGGCTGTGAGCgaagaggaggaagaggacgaggatgaggaggaggaggagcgaCGCAAGCGGAGATCGAGTGCACGACAGGTCGATCTCGATGTGCCAATCGCCTTCTGCTACACAGTGAGGCTCCAAC TTAACGAATCGGTGATCACCAAAAGGGGCTGCACCACCGCCAGGATGAGCAATCAGACGAGTGACTGCGACGGTCTCTTCGAGAACTGGACGGTGGCCGGATGCCAGATGTGCCAGAACGACGGATGCAACCAGCCCATCGCCATTGGATCAGCCAGTAGAATCGTTGGACAGTTCTGGACAGCTCTTCTGGCACTCACGCTAATGGCATTTACGAGCCGCCGCCATCCGATATAG
- the LOC6527699 gene encoding uncharacterized protein LOC6527699, producing the protein MWGILLPLALLALVSNGAAIRCYVCDSSDNPSCADLSSNSSIEAEECTLDKMKSLDTWLFDLNKFSYFDNGANKSPLMNCQKVVAKDPATRKVVTARFCQLDTGDSDACDILRTKLRIPSAEEREQRNRNQNKRRKGHGQDADADEEISAEDAFFCDICKSHRCNGAAAVTLSLASILAMIALQLGC; encoded by the exons ATGTGGGGAATCCTACTGCCACTGGCCCTGTTGGCCCTCGTTTCAAATG GCGCAGCCATCAGGTGTTATGTCTGCGATTCGAGTGATAATCCCAGCTGCGCCGATCTGAGCTCAAATTCCAGCATAGAGGCCGAG GAGTGCACTTTGGACAAAATGAAATCCCTGGACACCTGGCTCTTCGACTTGAATAAATTCTCATATTTCGATAATGGCGCCAACAAAAGTCCGCTTATGAATTGCCAAAAGGTTGTGGCCAAAGACC CTGCTACCAGGAAAGTGGTGACGGCGCGCTTCTGCCAACTGGACACCGGCGACTCAGATGCCTGCGACATCCTGAGGACCAAGCTGCGAATCCCGAGCGCCGAGGAGCGGGAGCAGCGGAATCGCAACCAGAACAAGCGGCGGAAGGGGCACGGCcaggatgcggatgcagaCGAGGAGATCTCCGCGGAGGATGCGTTCTTCTGCGACATCTGCAAATCGCATCGCTGCAATGGTGCGGCGGCCGTAACGCTTTCCCTGGCTTCCATTCTGGCCATGATTGCGCTCCAACTGGGCTGCTAA